One Streptomyces sp. P9-A2 DNA window includes the following coding sequences:
- the gnd gene encoding phosphogluconate dehydrogenase (NAD(+)-dependent, decarboxylating), which yields MELGLVGLGKMGGNMRERIRRAGHTVLGYDRNPDLADVHSLEELVGKLEGPRVVWVMVPAGEATQSTIDELAVLLQPGDVVVDGGNSRWTDDEKHAEELAAKGIGFVDCGVSGGVWGLDNGYALMYGGDKEHVAKVQPVFDALKPAGDFGSVHAGKAGAGHFAKMVHNGIEYAMMQAYAEGWELLEKVDSVTDVREVFRSWQEGTVIRSWLLDLAVNALHEDEHLEGLQGYAQDSGEGRWTVEAALDNAVPLPAITASLFARFSSRQEDSPQMKMIAALRNQFGGHAVEKK from the coding sequence ATGGAGCTCGGTCTCGTCGGCCTCGGCAAGATGGGCGGCAACATGCGCGAGCGGATTCGCCGCGCGGGCCACACCGTTCTCGGATACGACCGCAATCCGGACCTCGCCGATGTCCACAGCCTGGAAGAGCTTGTGGGCAAGCTCGAGGGTCCGCGCGTGGTCTGGGTGATGGTCCCGGCGGGCGAGGCCACCCAATCGACCATCGACGAACTCGCCGTGCTGCTGCAGCCCGGCGACGTCGTGGTGGACGGCGGCAACTCCCGCTGGACGGACGACGAGAAGCACGCCGAGGAGCTGGCGGCCAAGGGCATAGGCTTCGTCGACTGTGGGGTCTCCGGCGGCGTCTGGGGCCTGGACAACGGCTACGCGCTGATGTACGGCGGCGACAAGGAGCACGTCGCCAAGGTGCAGCCGGTCTTCGACGCCCTGAAGCCGGCGGGCGACTTCGGCTCGGTGCACGCCGGCAAGGCCGGTGCCGGCCACTTCGCCAAGATGGTCCACAACGGCATCGAGTACGCGATGATGCAGGCCTATGCCGAGGGCTGGGAGCTCCTGGAGAAGGTCGACTCGGTGACCGATGTCCGGGAGGTCTTCCGCTCCTGGCAGGAGGGCACGGTCATCCGCTCCTGGCTGCTCGACCTCGCGGTGAACGCGCTGCACGAGGACGAGCACCTGGAGGGCCTCCAGGGGTACGCACAGGACTCCGGTGAGGGACGCTGGACTGTGGAGGCCGCGCTCGACAACGCGGTCCCGCTGCCGGCGATCACCGCGTCGCTGTTCGCGCGGTTCTCCTCCCGTCAGGAGGACTCGCCGCAGATGAAGATGATCGCGGCGCTGCGCAACCAGTTCGGCGGCCACGCGGTCGAGAAGAAGTGA
- the dnaA gene encoding chromosomal replication initiator protein DnaA codes for MADVPADLAAVWPRVLEQLLGEGRGQGVEGKDEHWIRRCQPLALVADTALLAVPNEFAKGVLEGRLAPVVSESLSRECGRPIRIAITVDDSAGEPPAPLAPRPQPRYEEPELPPARQDHPEHPDRQDRPDRQEREQYEDYDSYKGYGRRRADQHPGPPGDQLPTARPAYPSEYQRPEPGSWPRPAQDEYSWQQQRLGFPDRDPYASPSQETYGPQDGYGGAPSQDYRPQPMERPSYDQQRSGYETSRAKYDRGDYDQRDAVRRELPEPPSGAGHVHRGGPVGPNLPASGAPGPLAAQPAPATGPGEPTARLNPKYLFDTFVIGASNRFAHAAAVAVAEAPAKAYNPLFIYGESGLGKTHLLHAIGHYARSLYPGTRVRYVSSEEFTNEFINSIRDGKGDSFRKRYREMDILLVDDIQFLADKESTQEEFFHTFNTLHNANKQIVLSSDRPPKQLVTLEDRLRNRFEWGLITDVQPPELETRIAILRKKAVQEQLNAPPEVLEFIASRISRNIRELEGALIRVTAFASLNRQPVDLGLSEIVLKDLMPGGDNSAPEITSTAIMGATADYFGLTVEDLCGTSRGRALVTARQIAMYLCRELTDLSLPKIGALFGGRDHTTVMHADRKIRNLMAERRSIYNQVTELTNRIKAG; via the coding sequence GCCGCAGTGTGGCCACGCGTACTGGAGCAGCTCCTCGGTGAGGGCCGGGGTCAGGGAGTGGAGGGGAAGGACGAACACTGGATCCGGCGCTGCCAGCCACTGGCGCTGGTCGCCGACACCGCCCTGCTCGCCGTGCCGAACGAGTTCGCCAAGGGCGTTCTCGAGGGCCGCCTGGCACCGGTCGTCAGCGAGAGCCTGAGCCGCGAGTGCGGGCGCCCCATCCGTATCGCCATCACCGTCGACGACTCCGCGGGAGAGCCTCCGGCCCCGCTCGCCCCCCGCCCTCAGCCACGCTACGAAGAACCCGAGCTCCCGCCGGCCCGGCAGGACCACCCTGAGCACCCTGACCGCCAGGACCGCCCGGACAGGCAGGAGCGCGAGCAGTACGAGGACTACGACAGCTACAAGGGCTACGGCCGGCGCCGCGCCGACCAGCATCCCGGGCCGCCCGGCGACCAACTCCCCACCGCCCGCCCTGCCTACCCCTCGGAGTACCAGCGACCGGAGCCCGGCTCCTGGCCCCGCCCGGCACAGGACGAGTACAGCTGGCAGCAGCAGCGCCTCGGCTTCCCGGACCGCGACCCGTACGCCTCGCCGTCCCAGGAAACGTACGGACCCCAGGACGGCTACGGTGGCGCGCCCTCGCAGGACTATCGTCCGCAGCCGATGGAACGCCCCTCCTACGACCAGCAGCGCTCCGGCTACGAGACATCACGCGCGAAGTACGACCGCGGCGACTACGACCAGCGCGACGCAGTCCGCCGCGAGCTGCCGGAGCCTCCCTCCGGCGCGGGTCACGTCCACCGTGGCGGCCCCGTCGGCCCGAACCTGCCCGCCAGCGGCGCGCCCGGTCCGCTGGCCGCGCAGCCCGCGCCGGCGACCGGCCCCGGTGAGCCGACCGCGCGGCTGAACCCGAAGTACCTCTTCGACACGTTCGTGATCGGCGCCTCCAACCGCTTCGCGCACGCTGCGGCGGTGGCGGTGGCCGAGGCCCCCGCGAAGGCGTACAACCCCCTCTTCATCTACGGGGAGTCCGGACTCGGCAAGACGCACCTGCTGCACGCGATCGGACACTACGCGCGCAGTCTCTACCCCGGCACCCGGGTGCGGTACGTGAGCTCGGAGGAGTTCACCAACGAGTTCATCAACTCCATCCGCGACGGCAAGGGCGACAGCTTCCGCAAGCGGTACCGGGAGATGGACATCCTGCTGGTCGACGACATCCAGTTCCTCGCGGACAAGGAGTCGACGCAGGAGGAGTTCTTCCACACCTTCAACACGCTGCACAACGCCAACAAGCAGATCGTGCTCTCCAGTGACCGGCCGCCCAAACAGCTGGTGACGCTGGAGGACCGGCTGCGGAACCGTTTCGAGTGGGGTCTGATCACCGACGTCCAGCCGCCGGAGCTGGAGACGCGGATCGCGATCCTGCGCAAGAAGGCGGTGCAGGAACAGCTCAACGCCCCGCCGGAGGTGCTGGAGTTCATCGCCTCCCGGATCTCGCGGAACATCCGTGAGCTGGAGGGCGCGCTGATCAGGGTGACGGCCTTCGCCTCGCTCAACCGGCAGCCGGTGGACCTCGGGCTCTCCGAGATCGTCCTGAAGGACCTGATGCCCGGCGGGGACAACTCCGCACCGGAGATCACCTCGACGGCCATCATGGGCGCGACCGCCGACTACTTCGGGCTCACGGTCGAAGACCTGTGCGGCACCTCGCGCGGACGCGCGCTGGTGACCGCGCGGCAGATCGCGATGTACCTGTGCCGCGAACTGACCGACCTGTCGCTGCCGAAGATCGGCGCGCTGTTCGGCGGCCGCGACCATACGACGGTGATGCACGCGGACCGGAAGATCCGCAATCTGATGGCGGAGCGGCGCTCCATCTACAACCAGGTCACAGAACTCACCAACCGCATCAAGGCCGGCTGA
- the dnaN gene encoding DNA polymerase III subunit beta produces the protein MKIRVERDVLAEAVAWAARSLPARPPAPVLAGLLLKAESGQLSLSSFDYEVSARVSVETEVEEEGTVLVSGRLLADICRALPNRPVEISTDGVRATVVCGSSRFTLHTLPVEEYPALPQMPNATGTVPGEVFASAVQQVAIAAGRDDTLPVLTGVRIEIEGDTVTLASTDRYRFAVREFLWKPEDPEASAVALVPAKTLLDTAKALTSGDQVILALSGSGAGEGLIGFEGAGRRTTTRLLEGDLPKYRTLFPTEFNSVAVIETAPFVEAVKRVALVAERNTPVRLSFEQGVLILEAGSSDDAQAVERVDAQLEGDDISIAFNPTFLLDGLSAIDSPVAQLSFTTSTKPALLSGRPAVDAEADDAYKYLIMPVRLSG, from the coding sequence GTGAAGATCCGGGTGGAACGCGACGTACTCGCGGAGGCAGTGGCCTGGGCGGCACGCAGCCTCCCGGCCCGTCCGCCGGCGCCGGTCCTCGCGGGCCTGCTGCTGAAGGCCGAGTCGGGACAGCTGAGCCTGTCCAGCTTCGACTACGAGGTCTCCGCGCGGGTCTCGGTGGAGACGGAGGTCGAGGAGGAGGGCACGGTGCTCGTCTCGGGCCGGCTGCTCGCCGACATCTGCCGTGCTCTCCCCAACCGGCCGGTGGAGATTTCCACAGACGGTGTACGGGCGACGGTGGTCTGCGGTTCCTCGCGGTTCACGCTCCACACCCTGCCGGTGGAGGAGTACCCGGCCCTGCCGCAGATGCCGAACGCGACGGGCACGGTGCCGGGTGAGGTCTTCGCGTCCGCCGTGCAGCAGGTCGCCATCGCGGCGGGCCGCGACGACACCCTGCCCGTCCTGACCGGTGTCCGCATCGAGATCGAGGGCGACACGGTGACCCTGGCCTCCACCGACCGCTACCGCTTCGCGGTCCGCGAGTTCCTGTGGAAGCCGGAGGACCCGGAGGCCTCGGCGGTCGCCCTGGTGCCCGCCAAGACGCTTCTGGACACCGCCAAGGCGCTGACCAGCGGCGACCAGGTGATCCTGGCGCTGTCCGGCTCGGGTGCGGGCGAGGGCCTGATCGGCTTCGAAGGCGCGGGTCGGCGCACCACCACGCGGCTGCTGGAAGGTGACCTTCCGAAGTACCGCACGCTGTTCCCGACCGAGTTCAACAGCGTTGCCGTCATCGAGACCGCCCCCTTCGTGGAGGCCGTCAAGCGTGTGGCTCTGGTCGCCGAGCGCAACACCCCGGTGCGGCTGAGCTTCGAGCAGGGTGTGCTCATCCTGGAGGCCGGTTCCAGTGACGACGCACAGGCTGTGGAGAGGGTCGACGCCCAGCTGGAGGGAGACGACATCTCGATCGCCTTCAACCCCACGTTCCTGCTGGACGGCCTGAGCGCCATCGACTCTCCGGTGGCCCAGCTGTCGTTCACCACCTCCACCAAGCCCGCGCTGCTCAGCGGCAGGCCCGCGGTGGACGCAGAGGCGGACGACGCCTACAAGTACCTGATCATGCCGGTGCGGCTCAGCGGCTGA
- the recF gene encoding DNA replication/repair protein RecF (All proteins in this family for which functions are known are DNA-binding proteins that assist the filamentation of RecA onto DNA for the initiation of recombination or recombinational repair.) encodes MHVTHLSLADFRSYPRVEVPLDPGVTAFVGPNGQGKTNLVEAVGYLATLGSHRVSSDTPLVRMGADRAIIRAQVRQGERQQLVELELNPGRANRARINRSSQVRPRDVLGIVRTVLFAPEDLALVKGDPGERRRFLDELITARSPRMAGVRSDYDRVLKQRNTLLKSAALARRHGGRTMDLSTLDVWDQHLARVGAELLARRLDLIAAIQPLADKAYEQLAPGGGPVALEYKSSAPGEAHTREDLFEQLSAALAEARKQEVERGVTLVGPHRDDLLLNLGRLPAKGYASHGESWSYALALRLASYDLLRAEGNEPVLILDDVFAELDARRRERLAELVAPGEQVLVTAAVDDDVPHALSGTRFVVAEGRVERV; translated from the coding sequence ATGCACGTCACGCACCTGTCGCTGGCCGATTTCCGGTCCTACCCTCGGGTCGAGGTCCCGCTCGATCCGGGGGTCACGGCCTTCGTCGGCCCCAATGGGCAGGGCAAGACGAATCTCGTCGAGGCGGTCGGTTATCTCGCCACTCTCGGCAGTCACCGTGTCTCCTCCGACACTCCGCTGGTCCGCATGGGTGCCGACCGCGCGATCATCCGGGCCCAGGTCCGCCAGGGCGAGCGGCAGCAGCTCGTCGAGCTGGAACTGAACCCGGGCCGCGCCAACCGCGCCCGGATCAACAGGTCCTCGCAGGTCAGGCCCCGGGACGTGCTGGGGATCGTCCGTACCGTCCTGTTCGCGCCCGAGGACCTCGCCCTGGTCAAGGGTGATCCCGGCGAGCGGCGTCGGTTCCTGGACGAGCTGATCACCGCCCGCTCCCCGCGCATGGCCGGTGTCCGCTCCGACTACGACCGTGTTCTCAAGCAGCGCAACACGTTGCTGAAGTCTGCAGCGCTGGCCCGCCGCCACGGCGGACGCACCATGGACCTGTCCACCCTCGACGTCTGGGACCAGCACCTCGCGCGTGTGGGTGCCGAACTGCTGGCCCGGCGACTGGACCTGATCGCCGCGATTCAGCCACTCGCCGACAAGGCGTACGAACAGCTCGCGCCGGGCGGCGGCCCCGTCGCCCTGGAGTACAAGTCGTCTGCGCCCGGTGAGGCGCACACGCGTGAGGACCTGTTCGAACAGTTGTCGGCCGCGCTCGCCGAGGCGCGCAAGCAGGAGGTCGAGCGGGGCGTCACCCTGGTCGGCCCGCACCGCGACGATCTGCTGCTCAATCTCGGCCGGCTGCCGGCCAAGGGCTATGCATCCCATGGCGAGTCCTGGTCCTACGCGCTGGCACTGCGCCTGGCCTCCTACGACCTGCTGCGCGCCGAGGGCAATGAGCCGGTGCTGATCCTCGACGACGTCTTCGCCGAGTTGGACGCCCGCCGTCGTGAGCGCCTTGCCGAGCTGGTCGCGCCCGGCGAGCAGGTGCTGGTGACCGCGGCGGTCGATGACGACGTCCCCCATGCGTTGTCGGGGACGCGGTTCGTGGTGGCCGAGGGGAGGGTGGAACGGGTATGA